The Vanessa cardui chromosome 9, ilVanCard2.1, whole genome shotgun sequence genome has a window encoding:
- the LOC124532549 gene encoding uncharacterized protein LOC124532549 isoform X1, with product MLAERSRRAALAGLVALIALGPCSAELEITTANAFDPSKRGGAMYGDGCSTVVECGFADSICDSVQKTCRCHPEFAVTNYVDKCGKPAGINETCAFNQQCEEAVLMTECRNERCVCLYEMVAEMTVDGGFACNPVKQVEESTRTLDPAMIGVLVGMALMFVIICVVLRLFSRARWRENRTIFNTPNPRLMNVSLLRESKLLHSQDRRGSRVSVRPPSRQASQQELRPHSPSPARPHQSHQLHRKTSGSRRGSRASSGHSATSLRSATLRSPTAPGPTSVTVEIRAPDV from the exons ATGCTGGCCGAGCGCTCGAGGCGAGCCGCGCTCGCCGGGCTCGTGGCGCTGATCGCGCTCGGGCCCTGCTCGGCCGAGCTCGAAATTACGACCGCTAATGCGTTTG ATCCATCGAAACGCGGAGGGGCCATGTATGGTGATGGATGCTCCACGGTGGTAGAATGCGGGTTTGCGGATTCCATATGTGACAGCGTGCAAAAGACTTGCCGCTGCCACCCGGAGTTCGCGGTCACCAACTATGTGGACAAATGTGGAAAAc CGGCCGGCATTAACGAgacatgtgcattcaaccagCAATGTGAAGAGGCAGTGCTCATGACTGAGTGCAGAAATGAGCGCTGCGTGTGCTTGTACGAGATGGTCGCTGAAATGACAGTCGATGGCGGTTTCGCTTGTAATC CGGTGAAACAAGTTGAAGAATCAACTCGTACTCTAGACCCGGCTATGATTGGCGTGTTGGTCGGCATGGCTTTGATGTTTGTCATTATTTGCGTCGTGCTTCGTCTCTTTAGCCG aGCAAGATGGAGGGAGAACCGCACCATTTTTAACACGCCGAACCCTCGATTAATGAACGTCTCACTGCTACGGGAATCTAAACTTTTGCACTCTCAG GACCGGCGTGGGTCACGCGTCAGCGTGCGTCCTCCATCGAGGCAAGCCAGCCAACAAGAGCTCAGACCACATTCGCCCAGTCCTG CACGACCTCACCAAAGCCATCAGCTACACCGAAAAACCTCAG GATCTAGGCGTGGATCGAGAGCTAGCAGTGGCCACTCGGCAACCTCTCTTAGATCTGCTACACTCAGATCTCCTACTGCACCGGGACCCACTTCTGTTACCGTTGAAATACGAGCACCGgatgtttaa
- the LOC124532549 gene encoding uncharacterized protein LOC124532549 isoform X2 has product MLAERSRRAALAGLVALIALGPCSAELEITTANAFDPSKRGGAMYGDGCSTVVECGFADSICDSVQKTCRCHPEFAVTNYVDKCGKPAGINETCAFNQQCEEAVLMTECRNERCVCLYEMVAEMTVDGGFACNPVKQVEESTRTLDPAMIGVLVGMALMFVIICVVLRLFSRARWRENRTIFNTPNPRLMNVSLLRESKLLHSQDRRGSRVSVRPPSRQASQQELRPHSPSPGSRRGSRASSGHSATSLRSATLRSPTAPGPTSVTVEIRAPDV; this is encoded by the exons ATGCTGGCCGAGCGCTCGAGGCGAGCCGCGCTCGCCGGGCTCGTGGCGCTGATCGCGCTCGGGCCCTGCTCGGCCGAGCTCGAAATTACGACCGCTAATGCGTTTG ATCCATCGAAACGCGGAGGGGCCATGTATGGTGATGGATGCTCCACGGTGGTAGAATGCGGGTTTGCGGATTCCATATGTGACAGCGTGCAAAAGACTTGCCGCTGCCACCCGGAGTTCGCGGTCACCAACTATGTGGACAAATGTGGAAAAc CGGCCGGCATTAACGAgacatgtgcattcaaccagCAATGTGAAGAGGCAGTGCTCATGACTGAGTGCAGAAATGAGCGCTGCGTGTGCTTGTACGAGATGGTCGCTGAAATGACAGTCGATGGCGGTTTCGCTTGTAATC CGGTGAAACAAGTTGAAGAATCAACTCGTACTCTAGACCCGGCTATGATTGGCGTGTTGGTCGGCATGGCTTTGATGTTTGTCATTATTTGCGTCGTGCTTCGTCTCTTTAGCCG aGCAAGATGGAGGGAGAACCGCACCATTTTTAACACGCCGAACCCTCGATTAATGAACGTCTCACTGCTACGGGAATCTAAACTTTTGCACTCTCAG GACCGGCGTGGGTCACGCGTCAGCGTGCGTCCTCCATCGAGGCAAGCCAGCCAACAAGAGCTCAGACCACATTCGCCCAGTCCTG GATCTAGGCGTGGATCGAGAGCTAGCAGTGGCCACTCGGCAACCTCTCTTAGATCTGCTACACTCAGATCTCCTACTGCACCGGGACCCACTTCTGTTACCGTTGAAATACGAGCACCGgatgtttaa